Proteins encoded by one window of Candidatus Nitrosocosmicus hydrocola:
- a CDS encoding patatin-like phospholipase family protein, with translation MRRKIPKSERILVFQGGGSLGAYEAGAYKGIFELLKKLDNNNSNEEKPIFDIIAGSSIGAINSALQFSPVMLLRLVLMKVQLKS, from the coding sequence ATGAGGAGGAAAATCCCTAAATCCGAACGGATTCTGGTTTTTCAGGGAGGAGGGTCACTTGGAGCTTATGAGGCGGGAGCTTATAAAGGAATATTTGAACTATTGAAAAAATTAGATAATAACAATTCGAATGAAGAAAAACCTATATTTGATATTATTGCGGGATCTTCCATAGGAGCTATCAATTCTGCATTGCAATTCTCACCAGTCATGTTGTTGAGACTGGTTCTTATGAAGGTTCAGCTGAAAAGTTAA
- a CDS encoding HdeD family acid-resistance protein — MTSAQKSPNWLRAIQIGLGLLILFLSIVVLINPIIGAISVIFFLAFLLLFAGIEKVISGLFVPGKSRFASIGLGVIVIIVSLIALAYPVDASIFVVLLLGIALLVDGISRIVHGIKDKTSAKWSKGFSVGVGVLSIVLAIIVIVFPGIGLIFAGILIGIALLVTSLQILSAGISGQQNRGGTNDITK, encoded by the coding sequence TTGACTTCCGCACAGAAATCACCTAATTGGCTACGGGCCATTCAGATTGGTTTGGGATTATTGATATTATTCTTGTCAATAGTAGTATTAATAAATCCCATTATTGGTGCAATATCTGTCATTTTCTTCTTAGCATTTCTCTTGTTATTTGCAGGAATTGAAAAGGTAATAAGTGGTTTGTTTGTACCTGGAAAATCTCGATTTGCAAGTATTGGTCTGGGAGTAATTGTAATAATTGTCTCACTAATAGCCTTAGCTTATCCTGTAGATGCAAGTATTTTTGTGGTTCTTCTATTAGGAATAGCTTTGTTGGTTGATGGGATCTCTAGAATAGTTCATGGAATTAAAGATAAAACTAGTGCAAAATGGTCAAAAGGATTTAGTGTTGGTGTAGGAGTACTTTCCATAGTATTAGCAATAATAGTTATCGTATTTCCAGGAATAGGACTCATTTTTGCAGGCATCTTAATTGGAATAGCATTGCTGGTTACTAGCCTTCAGATTCTTTCAGCAGGAATTTCTGGTCAACAGAATAGAGGTGGGACAAATGACATAACCAAATAA
- a CDS encoding DDE-type integrase/transposase/recombinase — protein MLKVGSEYIWLWVAIEPENRQILALSVSKERNMFVAERYLSALVKVYGKRPVSTDRGTWYPMACQFLKLDHHIHSSLEKSLIERTMQYIKDRTESFDDYFPCKVKNCKLKHIRNWLNLFVEYHNKELKPVN, from the coding sequence ATGTTGAAGGTAGGGTCGGAATACATCTGGCTTTGGGTTGCAATAGAGCCTGAAAACAGGCAAATCCTCGCACTCTCTGTATCCAAAGAAAGAAACATGTTTGTCGCTGAAAGATATCTTTCAGCTTTGGTCAAGGTTTATGGAAAGCGTCCAGTCTCTACAGATAGAGGGACTTGGTACCCAATGGCTTGTCAGTTTCTTAAGCTAGACCACCATATTCATTCTTCTTTGGAGAAAAGTTTGATAGAAAGAACGATGCAATACATAAAGGATAGAACCGAAAGTTTTGACGATTACTTTCCCTGTAAAGTAAAGAATTGTAAGCTAAAGCATATACGAAACTGGTTGAATTTATTTGTCGAATATCATAACAAGGAGTTAAAACCTGTTAACTGA
- a CDS encoding MarC family protein: MNEFSMLVQDIIYFSNTFGMDLLRSTIALFVVIDPLGTIPLFINITHKKTKKERNEISKTAVVTAGGLLIMFAIAGTQILSLFGITIASFMIAGGILLFIISVELLTHGSWRFGGDITDDSGVIPLAFPLLAGPGAIAAVILSFQTTGLIITLISIVIVIGATYVIYYLTDPLYKILGRRGSLIITRVFAILVAAIAVQYVVNGLESFLNN; encoded by the coding sequence ATGAATGAATTCTCAATGCTTGTACAAGATATTATCTATTTTTCCAATACATTTGGAATGGATCTATTAAGATCTACTATTGCACTTTTCGTTGTAATTGATCCCTTAGGAACCATCCCACTATTTATCAATATTACCCATAAGAAAACAAAAAAGGAACGAAATGAAATATCCAAAACGGCTGTAGTAACTGCTGGTGGTTTACTGATAATGTTTGCAATAGCAGGAACTCAGATTTTGTCACTATTTGGAATCACAATAGCAAGTTTCATGATTGCAGGCGGGATATTATTATTCATAATATCAGTGGAATTACTTACTCATGGATCCTGGAGATTTGGAGGGGATATAACTGATGACTCTGGAGTAATACCATTAGCTTTTCCCTTGTTGGCTGGACCAGGGGCCATCGCAGCGGTCATACTTTCCTTTCAAACAACTGGTTTGATAATCACATTGATATCAATTGTAATTGTAATTGGAGCTACCTACGTAATTTATTATCTTACCGATCCTTTATATAAGATACTGGGAAGACGTGGCTCATTAATCATTACAAGGGTATTCGCAATACTTGTTGCAGCGATAGCAGTTCAATATGTCGTGAATGGTCTTGAATCGTTCCTAAACAATTAG
- a CDS encoding cytochrome c biogenesis CcdA family protein, protein MAIETSILISALAGLGSFLSPCILPIIPGFLSYLSSASIKEATDNDGDTDNVQGTNQVNKNPNGGTGNQVIIISKKARVNIFINTIYFVLGFSLVFSVLGVILNSVLAVSIGTDFQQYLSYIGGIIIAAFGVNLILSLKIARLNIEKKFTKIPKFKTSYITSFVFGLAFAAGWTPCVGPILGSTFTLAAANPGTAYNLLLAYSLGLGIPFLITGAFFSQATGIIKKITKHLKYFNLIMGSILIVVGILIFFNQLSLLVNIPFVGKLFGN, encoded by the coding sequence TTGGCTATAGAAACTAGTATCTTAATTTCTGCTCTTGCCGGCCTTGGTTCATTTCTATCACCATGCATCCTACCAATCATTCCGGGTTTTTTGTCTTATCTTTCTAGCGCATCAATAAAGGAGGCAACGGACAATGATGGTGATACTGATAATGTTCAAGGTACTAATCAGGTAAACAAGAATCCAAATGGTGGTACTGGTAATCAGGTTATTATTATATCAAAAAAAGCACGAGTAAATATTTTTATTAACACGATTTATTTTGTTCTGGGTTTTTCTCTGGTGTTTTCGGTGTTAGGTGTAATACTGAATAGCGTTTTAGCTGTATCTATTGGAACTGATTTTCAACAGTATCTCTCGTATATAGGGGGCATTATTATAGCAGCATTTGGAGTTAATCTGATTCTTTCCCTTAAAATAGCCCGACTAAATATTGAAAAAAAATTTACCAAAATTCCCAAGTTCAAAACAAGCTACATCACTTCATTTGTATTTGGGCTTGCATTTGCGGCTGGCTGGACTCCCTGTGTTGGGCCCATTTTGGGAAGTACTTTTACCCTGGCTGCTGCCAATCCAGGTACTGCTTATAATCTGTTACTTGCATATTCGCTAGGATTAGGAATTCCCTTTCTGATAACTGGAGCCTTTTTTTCTCAGGCAACCGGAATAATAAAGAAGATTACAAAACATTTAAAGTACTTTAATCTCATAATGGGAAGCATCTTGATAGTTGTAGGGATACTTATTTTCTTTAATCAATTGTCATTGCTCGTCAACATTCCTTTCGTAGGAAAATTATTTGGAAACTAG
- a CDS encoding DUF308 domain-containing protein: MDIVEGLPWLRPLQLTFGIIIIFFSVLILLHPFIGGLPLIILISFGLLFAGSEKIITGTVAEKKAHISTIGLGVGVMVVALLAFVFSTSSTMIITLLLGIALMIFGVSRITSNFRTMQKNENWSNKFRVGIGTVSILFGISVIVFSGFGILIASILIGIVLAVNSVLIFTSVLREKPSDDKLSEET, from the coding sequence TTGGATATCGTTGAAGGATTACCTTGGTTACGTCCGCTCCAACTAACTTTTGGTATTATTATAATTTTCTTTTCCGTGCTGATTCTCTTGCATCCCTTTATAGGAGGTTTGCCATTGATCATTCTGATTTCATTTGGCTTGTTGTTTGCTGGATCTGAAAAAATAATAACCGGGACAGTTGCAGAAAAAAAAGCACATATTTCAACTATAGGTTTGGGCGTAGGAGTTATGGTTGTAGCGTTATTGGCATTTGTATTCTCTACAAGCTCAACGATGATCATAACACTACTGCTAGGTATCGCATTGATGATTTTTGGAGTATCTCGAATAACTAGCAACTTCCGAACCATGCAGAAAAATGAAAACTGGTCCAATAAATTTCGTGTTGGGATAGGAACAGTATCTATATTGTTTGGCATTTCTGTAATCGTCTTTTCAGGATTTGGGATTTTAATAGCTAGTATATTAATAGGAATTGTTTTAGCAGTAAATAGTGTTCTAATATTTACATCGGTACTCAGAGAGAAACCAAGTGATGACAAACTATCAGAAGAAACATAG
- a CDS encoding thioredoxin family protein, with the protein MDKSKNSYRTFNKDNISAILTAVAVMSLIVGFGIYFNFYSNPSESYLQQKQLEDSVVHSSINNGNFITVKLNKTDFANIDKSVYPQAPELQGIASYINTENDNPIKLADLKGKVVLFDFWTYTCINCIRTIPYLNEWYDRYADQGLVVLGVHSPEFDFEKDPNNVQDSVKQFGIKYPVALDSDHKTWNAYNNNYWPRHYLIDSQGFIRDDHIGEGGYNETERTIQTLLAEKAALDNKTEITFDLDKGMSANSSSSPSSQSLQYVDFSQSITPEIYLGYQDARSSLGNSEGFQPNTNVKYKLDINNSGGPSSNTSFVPNMVYLDGVWKNNNDNVELVSDSGKIILTYYAKSINIVASGTGQIATVQDIDNNRNISGYSIKDNNNYTTRIENLNLNNTNHALDLDKNESVIVDEQRLYNIGLYDEYRQRSVVIDIEGSGFKLYTFTFG; encoded by the coding sequence TTGGATAAAAGTAAAAACAGTTATCGAACCTTTAACAAAGATAACATAAGTGCGATATTGACGGCAGTTGCTGTTATGTCTCTAATAGTAGGATTTGGCATATATTTTAATTTCTATAGTAACCCGTCTGAGAGCTATTTGCAACAAAAGCAGTTGGAAGATTCAGTCGTTCATTCGTCAATCAATAATGGAAACTTTATAACAGTAAAGCTAAACAAAACAGACTTTGCAAATATAGACAAAAGTGTTTATCCACAAGCACCCGAATTACAAGGAATCGCTTCTTATATTAATACTGAAAATGATAATCCTATAAAACTTGCTGATCTCAAAGGAAAGGTAGTCCTTTTTGACTTTTGGACCTATACATGTATAAACTGTATTAGAACAATTCCATATCTTAACGAATGGTATGATCGCTATGCAGACCAGGGGTTGGTAGTTTTAGGTGTTCACTCACCAGAATTTGATTTTGAGAAAGATCCAAATAACGTTCAGGATTCAGTAAAACAATTTGGAATCAAATACCCTGTGGCTCTTGACAGCGATCACAAAACCTGGAATGCTTACAACAATAACTATTGGCCAAGGCACTATTTGATAGATTCCCAAGGCTTCATTCGCGATGACCATATCGGAGAAGGAGGCTATAATGAAACAGAAAGGACGATACAAACTCTTCTTGCAGAAAAAGCAGCTTTGGATAACAAAACAGAGATTACATTTGATCTTGATAAGGGAATGTCAGCAAATTCATCTTCCTCACCATCTTCGCAGAGCCTACAATATGTAGACTTTAGCCAAAGTATTACTCCAGAGATATATCTTGGGTATCAAGATGCAAGGTCTTCATTGGGAAATAGTGAAGGATTCCAACCAAATACAAATGTAAAGTACAAGCTGGACATAAACAATAGTGGGGGTCCTAGCAGTAATACATCATTTGTACCAAATATGGTATATTTGGATGGAGTTTGGAAAAATAACAATGATAACGTAGAGCTAGTTAGTGACAGTGGTAAAATTATTCTTACATACTATGCGAAGTCAATTAACATCGTTGCATCAGGAACCGGACAGATTGCTACAGTCCAGGATATTGATAACAACAGAAACATTAGTGGCTATAGCATCAAAGACAACAACAATTATACCACTCGTATAGAGAATCTAAATCTAAACAATACTAACCATGCTCTTGATCTAGATAAAAACGAAAGTGTAATAGTAGACGAGCAACGATTGTATAATATTGGTCTGTATGATGAGTATAGGCAAAGGTCTGTTGTAATTGATATAGAGGGGAGCGGATTCAAACTCTATACATTTACCTTTGGTTAA
- a CDS encoding glycosidase, with amino-acid sequence MNSNGSEILERYPNNPILVPNKGNMWESEAVFNCAILYDGKKIHMLYRAIGEYEHYFSRIGYASSDDGYVFRRRDGVAINPTLDYEKFGIEDPRLSEIDNQIYITYVVLPDRLKKGPMVSTALATTSDYSKFDRLGIITSEGSDNKDVVLFPTKLQSKNTVDMENMRYFCLHRPSSWVGDTYGIDKPSIWIGEGTTLTKFDTHTLLMKPEQKWEELKIGAGSPPIRTKYGWLVIYHGVSADRVYSAGAALLDLKDPYKILCRSKDPILVPTKNYEKYGDVSNVVFPTGACIIGEEIFVYYGGADKVCCVATAKIDEFVDYLFQNN; translated from the coding sequence TTGAATTCCAATGGGTCTGAAATATTAGAAAGGTATCCCAATAATCCTATACTTGTACCTAATAAAGGTAACATGTGGGAATCAGAGGCTGTGTTTAACTGTGCTATACTATACGATGGAAAAAAAATTCACATGTTATATCGTGCGATTGGCGAATATGAACATTATTTTTCAAGGATAGGTTATGCGTCAAGCGATGATGGTTACGTCTTTAGAAGGCGTGATGGCGTCGCCATTAACCCTACATTAGACTATGAAAAATTCGGTATCGAGGATCCCCGATTATCTGAAATTGATAATCAGATTTACATCACTTATGTAGTATTGCCAGATCGTCTAAAAAAAGGCCCAATGGTATCAACAGCATTAGCAACTACTTCCGACTATTCAAAATTTGATAGACTAGGTATTATTACAAGCGAAGGGTCTGACAATAAAGATGTAGTACTATTTCCAACTAAATTACAGTCCAAAAACACAGTCGATATGGAAAATATGCGATATTTCTGTCTACATAGGCCAAGTTCATGGGTGGGTGATACATACGGAATTGATAAACCTAGTATATGGATCGGAGAGGGAACTACATTGACAAAATTTGACACGCATACCTTACTTATGAAACCGGAACAAAAATGGGAAGAATTAAAGATTGGTGCTGGTTCTCCACCTATCAGAACAAAATACGGGTGGTTAGTAATATATCATGGTGTTAGTGCCGACAGAGTCTATAGTGCTGGCGCTGCATTGCTGGATTTAAAAGATCCATACAAAATATTATGTAGGAGCAAAGATCCTATTCTAGTACCAACAAAAAATTATGAAAAATACGGCGACGTAAGCAACGTGGTTTTTCCCACTGGTGCTTGCATTATTGGTGAAGAAATATTTGTTTATTATGGTGGTGCAGACAAAGTATGTTGCGTTGCCACGGCAAAAATAGATGAATTTGTTGACTATCTTTTTCAAAATAATTAA
- a CDS encoding SRPBCC domain-containing protein produces the protein MIPEGNYITLKFERQIAHSKETIWKDITEPMELDSWFNAKAKIDGRNGGTIDYISAPAGFHTSGQIIIWDLPCIFEHEWHIEPHPPEMPNGEMEAVIRWKLVYKEENKTKLSLTFSRLTKPTGYGFAPGIHAFLDRLESHLDHEELPNWMDRYAKVKGSYPAWQS, from the coding sequence GTGATCCCAGAAGGTAACTACATTACGTTAAAATTTGAACGTCAAATTGCTCATTCAAAGGAGACCATTTGGAAAGATATTACAGAACCAATGGAATTAGATTCATGGTTTAATGCTAAGGCGAAGATAGACGGACGTAATGGCGGAACAATAGACTATATCAGTGCTCCAGCAGGATTTCATACAAGTGGACAAATAATAATATGGGATCTGCCGTGCATATTTGAACACGAATGGCATATAGAGCCACATCCACCTGAAATGCCTAATGGTGAAATGGAAGCAGTTATCAGATGGAAACTCGTTTATAAGGAAGAGAACAAAACAAAATTGTCATTGACCTTTAGTCGTCTAACAAAACCTACCGGATATGGTTTTGCGCCCGGCATCCATGCTTTCTTGGATCGTTTGGAATCTCATCTTGATCACGAAGAGCTTCCAAATTGGATGGACAGATATGCAAAAGTTAAAGGATCGTATCCTGCCTGGCAGAGCTAA
- a CDS encoding alpha/beta fold hydrolase, translating into MLLSSNFFDSLPVYSSSTEKNFSNPFTPASSFQSKAVILDKMPSYNVTVGDINIAYKQLGKSDGKPIILITGASSTMDMWNPLLLESLISANYKIIVFENRGVGESTVGTKDFSINQFTNDTVGLLDALGIDKVDVLGWSMGGFIAQQLALSNTDRVDNLILYATSCGGSIDRPTPPEIIQIDKNTTMSQLEKMQKLAPLFFAPASWFESHPNYFNYFPVPKEYPVPQQIHMQQLNASTSWTGTCDTLSKITQPTLVIVGINDDPAPDSLILTEKIPGAWLIRIANAGHALMYQHPDEFNRALLTFLENNKE; encoded by the coding sequence ATGTTACTAAGTAGTAATTTTTTTGACTCATTACCGGTATATAGTAGCAGTACAGAAAAAAATTTCAGTAACCCTTTCACCCCTGCTTCGTCGTTTCAATCCAAAGCAGTCATTTTGGATAAGATGCCATCGTATAACGTTACTGTAGGCGATATAAATATAGCATATAAACAATTAGGCAAATCAGATGGTAAACCAATTATTCTGATTACTGGTGCCAGCTCAACTATGGATATGTGGAATCCCTTGTTATTGGAATCGTTAATCTCAGCAAATTACAAGATAATTGTTTTTGAAAATAGAGGTGTTGGCGAGTCTACTGTCGGTACAAAAGATTTTTCAATCAATCAGTTCACAAACGACACGGTTGGCTTGCTTGACGCGTTAGGGATTGACAAAGTCGATGTATTAGGTTGGTCTATGGGTGGATTCATAGCACAGCAATTAGCACTATCAAATACAGATAGGGTTGACAACCTTATTTTATATGCTACAAGCTGTGGCGGTTCAATCGACAGGCCGACCCCTCCTGAAATAATTCAAATTGATAAAAATACTACAATGTCGCAATTAGAAAAAATGCAAAAACTTGCTCCTTTATTTTTTGCACCTGCTAGTTGGTTTGAATCACATCCGAATTACTTTAACTATTTTCCAGTTCCTAAGGAATATCCAGTACCTCAACAAATTCACATGCAACAATTAAACGCGTCGACGAGCTGGACTGGAACTTGCGATACTCTTTCAAAAATAACTCAACCTACTTTGGTTATCGTTGGTATAAATGATGATCCGGCGCCAGACTCTTTGATCCTAACCGAAAAAATTCCAGGAGCATGGCTCATTCGTATAGCGAATGCTGGACATGCATTGATGTATCAACATCCAGACGAGTTTAACAGAGCACTCTTAACTTTTTTAGAAAATAATAAGGAATAG
- a CDS encoding DM13 domain-containing protein has protein sequence MKGTGHKNPYKKIMLLAVVIGAIVVTVFLASPLFISTEVNEPFPTNSAESVSFENFNTLTEDARVKAAENMSISQKNELMIQYANSDGRNNTSILNEPMNETASFSSSSSSPSSTSAGLNNSIISGSFIGVNDGIHNAEGTAKIIPLQHDDANVLRLENLKVTNGPDLYVYLSTDKSASDFVNLGKLKANNGNQNYNIPAGTDLTEYDTVLIWCKAFSVLFGSVDL, from the coding sequence ATGAAAGGTACAGGGCACAAGAACCCTTATAAAAAAATCATGCTACTCGCGGTAGTTATTGGAGCTATTGTGGTAACGGTGTTTCTAGCATCACCGTTGTTCATATCAACGGAAGTAAATGAACCATTTCCTACAAATTCCGCTGAATCAGTCTCTTTTGAGAATTTTAACACGCTGACTGAAGATGCAAGGGTCAAAGCTGCAGAAAATATGAGTATTTCTCAGAAAAATGAATTGATGATTCAATATGCCAATTCGGACGGTAGAAACAATACTAGCATCCTAAATGAACCTATGAATGAAACCGCTAGTTTTTCTTCATCATCATCATCCCCATCGTCGACATCTGCTGGACTCAATAATTCTATTATTTCAGGCTCATTTATAGGGGTAAATGATGGAATTCACAATGCTGAAGGTACTGCAAAAATAATTCCTCTCCAGCATGACGATGCTAATGTCCTTAGATTAGAAAACTTAAAGGTAACAAACGGACCAGATCTGTATGTTTATTTATCAACAGATAAGAGTGCATCCGATTTTGTCAACCTTGGGAAACTAAAAGCTAATAATGGAAATCAAAACTACAATATCCCAGCTGGGACTGACTTGACAGAGTATGATACAGTATTGATATGGTGTAAGGCATTTTCAGTTCTATTTGGTAGTGTCGATCTATAG
- a CDS encoding cupin domain-containing protein, which produces MKDITFDFHGAKFTIKVLSSETDYKYTVLDIIHPPNLGPALHTHPRGSETFYIIYGDYLFFLDGKSIEGKPGDTIFVPKGIPHRFEVGPKGGHALVISPPELEYYFFNVSERLGKGDFSYEEESLIGKRYGQVFLDSTKHWR; this is translated from the coding sequence ATGAAGGACATAACATTTGATTTTCATGGTGCAAAGTTTACTATCAAGGTCCTTAGTTCCGAAACAGACTATAAATACACGGTTCTAGATATAATACACCCGCCAAATTTAGGACCCGCATTACATACACACCCGCGGGGTTCAGAAACTTTTTACATAATTTATGGTGATTATCTTTTCTTTTTAGATGGAAAATCAATCGAAGGGAAGCCTGGAGATACTATCTTTGTTCCAAAGGGGATTCCTCATAGATTTGAGGTAGGGCCTAAAGGCGGACACGCTCTCGTAATAAGTCCGCCGGAACTTGAGTATTATTTTTTCAATGTTAGTGAGCGATTAGGCAAAGGTGATTTCTCATATGAAGAAGAATCACTCATAGGGAAAAGATATGGACAGGTTTTTCTCGACAGCACTAAGCATTGGAGATAA
- a CDS encoding cupin domain-containing protein yields MSTTKILAKSFETPDEVRTFEKGKVEIVNLGNVIIGRATFEPGWSWGECVKPLVKTDSCQAPHTTVIISGRMKVKMDDGTEIEGGPGDTAVIPPGHDAWVVGDEPCVSIDFTGMGDYAKKHE; encoded by the coding sequence ATGTCAACAACAAAAATATTAGCAAAAAGTTTTGAAACACCAGACGAAGTGAGAACCTTTGAAAAAGGAAAGGTAGAGATTGTTAACCTGGGCAATGTGATAATTGGCAGAGCAACATTCGAACCAGGATGGAGCTGGGGCGAATGTGTAAAACCACTAGTAAAAACAGATAGTTGTCAAGCACCTCACACTACGGTAATAATTTCGGGAAGAATGAAGGTCAAAATGGACGACGGTACTGAAATAGAAGGCGGACCAGGAGATACTGCAGTAATACCACCAGGACATGATGCTTGGGTAGTGGGAGATGAGCCATGTGTTTCGATTGACTTTACTGGTATGGGAGACTATGCAAAAAAACATGAATAA
- a CDS encoding ArsR/SmtB family transcription factor, which yields MADPNAKKLFWFLFAGSRGGINRISIIELLIEQPYNINQLSDIIKIDYKAIQHHIHVLEKNNLITKEGEKYGILYFTSNYLEANMEAFREVINKIQKSTGNKI from the coding sequence ATGGCTGACCCTAACGCAAAGAAACTGTTTTGGTTCTTATTTGCTGGATCAAGGGGAGGCATCAACAGAATATCTATAATAGAATTGCTAATTGAGCAACCTTACAACATCAATCAATTATCGGATATAATTAAAATTGATTATAAAGCTATACAGCATCACATACACGTGCTGGAAAAAAATAATTTAATCACAAAAGAGGGTGAAAAATATGGTATTTTGTATTTTACTTCTAATTATTTGGAAGCAAACATGGAAGCATTTAGAGAGGTAATAAACAAAATACAAAAATCAACAGGAAATAAAATCTAA
- a CDS encoding DUF1059 domain-containing protein, producing MTLSLNCKDAGDPVCTHTMYGETEEELIENAKKHGVEVHGYTEESFKEEIAKNLEHFRKAIKNT from the coding sequence ATGACACTTAGTCTTAATTGTAAAGATGCTGGAGATCCTGTGTGTACACATACTATGTATGGTGAAACTGAGGAAGAACTAATCGAAAATGCAAAAAAACATGGTGTAGAAGTTCATGGTTATACGGAAGAATCGTTTAAAGAAGAGATCGCAAAGAATCTAGAGCATTTTAGAAAAGCAATAAAAAACACTTGA
- a CDS encoding VOC family protein, with protein sequence MSMDDDPFVINSSMNIDHVHLNVSNLSKSLNFYTSILGFRILRKDFDSNTAFLTSDPFYEDKKEILHPKSPLIILTEMKDNSNQKHLDKLKKKAGLYHFAILLPERGDLAAFLRNIQENLNQQYYEGMADHAVSESIYIHDPDHIGIEIYRDRSPSEWIWNSNKVHMVTEPLDVAELLSRHKPKPWNGMPNGTRIGHIHLHVTDLSRALNFYNRVLGLAHTATYPGAYFFASDRYHHHIATNTWGGTNILPANYNNEQNGPGLDHYAISLPNINEEIIKLRNNFANHGIVIDDNVVDTNTQCHEGSFYIHDPAGIKIQFIFL encoded by the coding sequence ATGAGTATGGATGATGATCCCTTTGTCATTAATTCTTCAATGAATATAGATCATGTTCACTTAAATGTGTCAAATTTATCAAAATCTCTCAATTTCTATACATCAATTCTCGGATTTAGAATCTTAAGAAAAGATTTTGATAGTAATACGGCCTTTTTGACATCTGATCCTTTTTATGAGGATAAGAAGGAGATACTTCATCCAAAATCACCTCTAATTATCTTAACAGAAATGAAAGATAACTCCAATCAAAAACATTTAGATAAATTAAAAAAGAAAGCAGGGCTTTACCACTTTGCAATATTATTACCTGAAAGAGGAGATTTGGCAGCATTTCTTCGAAACATACAAGAGAACCTTAATCAGCAATATTATGAGGGAATGGCCGATCATGCAGTATCTGAATCGATTTATATTCATGATCCGGACCATATCGGAATTGAAATTTATAGAGACAGATCACCATCTGAGTGGATCTGGAATAGCAACAAAGTACATATGGTAACTGAGCCACTAGACGTGGCAGAATTATTATCTAGACATAAACCTAAACCTTGGAATGGGATGCCCAATGGTACAAGAATAGGCCACATTCATTTACATGTTACCGATCTTAGTAGAGCACTAAATTTCTATAACCGTGTGCTTGGTCTAGCTCACACTGCCACCTACCCTGGTGCTTATTTCTTTGCTTCCGATAGGTATCATCATCACATAGCGACAAACACCTGGGGTGGAACTAATATTTTACCTGCAAATTATAATAATGAACAAAATGGACCCGGTCTTGACCATTATGCCATATCATTACCTAATATTAACGAGGAAATAATTAAATTAAGAAATAATTTTGCTAATCATGGAATAGTTATTGATGATAATGTGGTAGATACTAATACACAATGTCATGAAGGTTCATTCTACATTCATGATCCTGCCGGAATAAAAATACAATTCATATTTTTATAA